From the Vibrio ziniensis genome, the window ATGCTTTGTTGACTAGACTATACGGTTAGTAATAGTAAAGTGGTTAATAGAAAGGCGTAAATGTGATTACGCCTTTTGGGATATTCTTACTTAGATACTAGGCCATAAGGAAGGCTAGCAAATACCTTCGGTTGCTTTTCTATTGTTGGAATCGAATTCACTTGCTGCCAATCTAGCAACATTATAGCTAGAACGTTGCGATGTTCCCCGTGGCTCAAATCGAAATCACCAGATGTTGAAGGTATCATTCCTTGGTCACGGTTGATGGCTTCTTTAATGTGCAGTCTGGTCTTCTCAACCACTGGGTCATTGTTTAATCCCGCTAATAGGAAAGAGATCCCTACTTCAGCAATGATGTCTTCTTTGGCCTTGAGCAATATTGTATCGATATTGCTTCGAAAATAGTCAAATATCCATTGATGTTCTGTTTCACTAACCGCATGTTGGTAATACTGTGAATCAGCAAAAATAATATGAGTCATTCCGTAAAGTTTGTTCCCATATTGCTGATTGGTGAGGTTTTCATCGAGATTATCTGGGTAAGTGTTGCGAAAAGCCTCGATAAATGGTTGAACTACATCTTGCTCACCGAGTTGCTTTAGCCAATAGACTTGATTAGCAAGCTGCGCGGCCCACGCTTTGATCATGCCTTCGTTAGTCACGTAATGGGAAAAGTCATAGCGGCGAATGATCTCTCGCAGTTTCGCATCTTGTTTGTGTTTCAGACCATACTCATCAGCACGCGCCATCGAGCCCAAAAGGCCAATTCCTAAATACAGATATTCGGGATTGTGCTTGGTTACGGTATAGCGCAGTTTAGATCGTTCATCCGTTTTGTCGAGGTAATCAGCAAGCCTTGATTGGCTGTTCATATAAATCTGTTCTGGTGTATGAACTTCTTCCGCATATCGGTTTAGACGACTTGCCACTCGCGCTAGATCGCTCCATATAGCCGCATGATATTTGTCATTTGATGTCTGCCGATACATTCGCAATGCATAATGACCTTCTTCAAATGCGGGTAATGTGTAGAGTTGGCTCTCGTATGTCTTTCGAATAATATCTGCGAAGTATTGGTAGCTTTTTTCTTGTTGCTGAGCTTGAACTTGGGTAGCTTCACTCCAATTGGGTAGAGTGGAAAGTAGAAATAGTGAAGCTCCGATACTTAATGCTATGTATTTCTTCCGTAATAACATGATGACAATGATGTTGAAAAAATGA encodes:
- a CDS encoding DUF3541 domain-containing protein produces the protein MLLRKKYIALSIGASLFLLSTLPNWSEATQVQAQQQEKSYQYFADIIRKTYESQLYTLPAFEEGHYALRMYRQTSNDKYHAAIWSDLARVASRLNRYAEEVHTPEQIYMNSQSRLADYLDKTDERSKLRYTVTKHNPEYLYLGIGLLGSMARADEYGLKHKQDAKLREIIRRYDFSHYVTNEGMIKAWAAQLANQVYWLKQLGEQDVVQPFIEAFRNTYPDNLDENLTNQQYGNKLYGMTHIIFADSQYYQHAVSETEHQWIFDYFRSNIDTILLKAKEDIIAEVGISFLLAGLNNDPVVEKTRLHIKEAINRDQGMIPSTSGDFDLSHGEHRNVLAIMLLDWQQVNSIPTIEKQPKVFASLPYGLVSK